The Pochonia chlamydosporia 170 chromosome 3, whole genome shotgun sequence genome contains the following window.
ttggtggttgaagatgtcctTGACACGTTGATGGTGCCTCGTTTCATCCGAGACAAGCCTGTATTGTTGACCACAACCAAAGGCAGATACCCAACAGTTTGGGGTGATGACAAGCCACGAGAATTAGTGACCACTCGTCGAGATCTCCTAACGTGGTGCACCGACCTTCAGTCATACCCTCCCACAAAGCCTCTTCTCAGAGTTCTTGCTGAGCATGCTACAGCAGAcaacgagaagaagattctGCTGTTCCTCTGTTCCTCCGAAGGTCAAGGAACGTTTTGCGATTTCCGAACCGGACCCCACATTACGGTTTCTCAGCTACTGAACGCATTCCCCACCTCTCATCCACCTCTGGATGAGATGTTGTCATGTCTGCAACCCCTGATGCCGCGCTTTTACTCCCTGTCTAATGATCCCCATGAGTCCTTCCAGATTCGTGATCAGAAGCAGCACCGTCTCATTGAGATTGCCGTCACAGTTCATGAGACCAATGACTGGAAGAGGGGCTGCCGCACTGGTATTGGATCCGGGTATTTCGAGAGACAAGCCCGACGATATATCAAGGCGCTGGAGTCCGGAGAAAAGACTCCTGAGTTTTACATTCCTATGTTCAAGGGCTTGATGGCCAACCCTTTGGCGAAGCAATTCAACTCAGACGGCCCAATGCTACTCATTGGCGCTGGTGTCGGCATTGCTCCTTTCCGTGGCTTCGTACAGCGGCGGCTGAAGCAAGCTAACTGTGCCAACAAAGTCTGGGTTTTGCAAGGTATCCGCGATTCGCTAGTGGATGAAATTTACAGTGGCGAATGGGGCGTGCACGAAGACGAAGTAAAGCGAGTCGTGCAGAGCCGTCGGGGTGAAGGCCGATATGTACAGGAGGAGGTGCGAAATCAAGCCGACCTCGTTTGGTACATTGCCAACTCAGTGGACGGTCGTATCTTTGTCTGCGGAAGCTCCAAGGGCATGGGTGAAGGCGTCGAGGATTCTCTTATCGATGTCGCCATGTCCAAGGGGAACCTGGAGCGCGAGGAAGCCAATAATTTCTGGCAACTCAAAAAGGAAGCAGGCCAATACATTGCTGAGACTTGGTAACCTCCCCTCAATCATTTATCGTCGTCTTTTCGAGGGACCAAGAATGAACTCGTATATAACGACTGTCTTCTTGTATCACTGTTGAACGTGGTTGGGATGCGCATCATCCCAACgaacctttttttttttttttcacttCTTTATTTCTGGGATTCAGGAATTTTTCGCAGGTATCGATGGGTCACGATGCATATTAGACAGTCAACGGAGGCATGGGCTCTTCACAGTACGGTCTAACCAGGATTCACAACGGCGTTTGGGCTTTGATTTATAGGCAATATCATTTGGCGGGCTTTTCGTGCGCTGCTTTCGATGTATTTGGTATGGGAAGATGTGAGCGAGAGCAGGCTGAGTACATTGACAGGTCCTTCTATATGAACACAGGTCGTAAAAACGCAATGGTCGAATACATGGATTGGGAGAAAAGGGTTTTGGACTATTAGATGGTATCAAAAGAATGTACGAACTAGATGTGGTAGCATTCAATTGCAAATACAGTGCCTCTACCTAACCCTTTTTGCCACCAGAACTGTGAGTCGTACAACAAGAGACTCGATGGCGTGGCAACAACCAGCATCGAACTGGTGCTAGGTGACGTGGTATGACGTTTGAGTACGTACAATCTGGTGTGGGAAGGAGAAAGGAGGTGTGGTTGAACGACGAAGTGATACTTTCCTACCCTATACCGTTCCCATTTTCCGAGGTTCAAGTGCGATAGATGCAGAGCACACAGAGCAGGTTAAAATGTCATATTGCGCCGGTGTATCGCACGAGAGTGTAACTATATCTGCGAATGCCTACTTCCTCATTATTCCTTATTTAATTGGTTGAGTGCGTGGGCCAACTTGCTATCCTGATGAAGCACATATGAATCTTGTAAtccctcaacatcaagtcATCAACACAAGCAACCACACCATTGACAAATTTATAACAGACGTAGCAAGATTCAAATCAAATGAATCCATGAGCATCCGCGGGTGACAAAAAGACCGTGGCCCGCCGAACCAGGTACAGACCGAGAATAGGAACCATCTCATAAATCCGGGACCCCAAATTCCGAACATTGAATTTCGATTCCGAGGTTTGTAACAAGCGCGCGGGACATTTTTCATAGATCCCACATTTTTTGATTCAGTGCTGCTCTCTCAACAGTCTGAGTGTGATTTGTGACGACAGAGGGGCTTCCTGATTCGGCGTTTGGTGGGGCAAGGGACCCACATCTTACCGATCCCACTGTCACGACGCTGACAAACCGCTTATTATGCATGATGTAGGCTCCTGAGGGAATATGTCAAACCCTTCAGCTGGGGCGAGTTGCACAAgaacgtcaactggtggaaTCTGGCGCATGGCACATGGCAACTTTGAATGCTGACCACAGCCAGCTCTAATCTGCCACTGCCGAACTGTTCAAGGTTGACAATAGCCGCATAATAGCCAGCCAGTTCCAACAACACATCCATTGTTCTGCTCCACATTCCGCTCGGAACGGCCAAAAAACTGAAATACCGTACCGGACTTTTTCTCAAATCCACCCACCCAAACCGCCCCACCTGGTCGCTCGattgcctcatcatcacaaatTCATGATCctgacatgtctggttccttcCAAATGTCCATGGGCCGGTGGGGGTGGAGTCTCCCATTTTTTCTCGGTTGCAAACAGCTCCAGATGCTGTGATTTTACTGACTAGTTGATTTGTGATGTGGGTTCTTGatccatttgatctcgaCATCCAAGCACGGACTGATCCTGCATTCCTCCAAAGGCCAAGTATATATAGATCCCATATTCATCTACTTCAATACAACAGATCAGTTTCCCAATCGCACATCAACACATCAAGCACCCCAAGTAGCCAGCCCGAATTCACTACAACAATCTCGCCCACACATACACTTGATCCAACAAACCCAACCTTAACTATACCATCAAACTCATATCCCAAAAACCACAAACCAAACAATAAAATGTCTGCCGCCAAGCTTTCCGCCGATGTTCTCTTCCAGATGGCCAAGGCCCGCCGCACCATCTACGCCCTGGACAAGAACCTCACCATCTCTACCAGCCGCATCCAGGAACTCGTCAACGAAGCCACCCTCCAC
Protein-coding sequences here:
- a CDS encoding FAD binding domain-containing protein (similar to Coccidioides immitis RS XP_001248637.1); the encoded protein is MSESAQVQGIVSSTSDCIPSEPKAPSIAPSLTYSEESDDQDEPTTRVQPRQRRASTRLIAQNARDIQRITGETTAEFVGRCCGGGCCLMGGSRRAGIEYESVPLPDNDAFRSLGLKIGDIPTALTKIADMPEKTISFKSISKPRSAPSPTDSAISLGFDRDSNPNGSANVLDKDSLAQKLSPIDTAIQPPRFVQPHPPYHVYPAKIHTARELTKDGAEKRTYHFDLDITDYPVEDGTDFKVGGAIGVMAPNCDLVVEDVLDTLMVPRFIRDKPVLLTTTKGRYPTVWGDDKPRELVTTRRDLLTWCTDLQSYPPTKPLLRVLAEHATADNEKKILLFLCSSEGQGTFCDFRTGPHITVSQLLNAFPTSHPPLDEMLSCLQPLMPRFYSLSNDPHESFQIRDQKQHRLIEIAVTVHETNDWKRGCRTGIGSGYFERQARRYIKALESGEKTPEFYIPMFKGLMANPLAKQFNSDGPMLLIGAGVGIAPFRGFVQRRLKQANCANKVWVLQGIRDSLVDEIYSGEWGVHEDEVKRVVQSRRGEGRYVQEEVRNQADLVWYIANSVDGRIFVCGSSKGMGEGVEDSLIDVAMSKGNLEREEANNFWQLKKEAGQYIAETW